CGGCGCGGCGCGCGGCATCGGCAAGGCCTGCGCAAAACGATTCCTCGACGACGGCGCCAAGGTCGTCATCTCGGACGTTGATGCCGATGGCCTTGCCGAGACGGCCGCCGAGCTCGGGCAGCCGGATGCCTTGCGCACCGTCGTCGGCAATGTTGCCAGGCGCGCCGACGTCGATCAGCTTGTCGCGACCGCCGTCAAGGAGTTCGGCCGGCTCGACATCATGGTCAACAATGCCGGCGTCGCGCGCAACCAGGACATTCTGCAGATTTCGGAGCAGGATTTCGACGACGTCATCGCCATCAACCTGAAGGGTGCGTTCTTCGGCGTGCAGGCGGCGGCGAAGCAGATGATCGCGCAAGGTAGCGGCGGCGGGGTCATCATCAACATGTCCTCGGTCAACGCGCTGCTGGCGATCCCGACGCTCGCGACCTATGCCATCTCCAAAGGCGGAATGAAGCAGCTCACCTCGGTCGCCGCCGTCGCGCTCGCTCCGCACAATATCCGCGTCGTGGCGGTCGGGCCGGGCACGATTTTGACCGACATGGTGGCGTCCGCGATCTACACGTCCGAGGATGCGCGCAAAAACGTGCTGTCGCGCACGCCGATCGGCCGAGGCGGCGAGCCGAGCGAGGTCGCCTCCGTCGTCGCGTTCCTCGCCAGCGACGATGCGTCCTACATCACCGGGCAGACCATCTATCCGGACGGTGGCCGGCTGATCCTGAACTACACGGTGCCGGTGAAGTAGGGGGCCGGCGCAGCGCATAGTGAACGCTGTCATGCCCCGCGACCCGGCTACGCCAAGGCTTCGCCGGGGCTTCGGTCTAGGGGCGCCGAAGCTTTAGCGTAGGCGGCAGGCGGGGCATCCAGTACGCCGCGGCCTCTCTGCGAAGCTACGACTGTCTTTGGAATACTGGATCGCCCGGTCAAGCCTGGCGATGACGGGAGAAAGTGGACCGAGCGTGCCCTACATCCTCACTCCGCCGCAGCCGTCATCCC
The DNA window shown above is from Bradyrhizobium sp. CB1650 and carries:
- a CDS encoding SDR family oxidoreductase, with translation MKLSGKVAAITGAARGIGKACAKRFLDDGAKVVISDVDADGLAETAAELGQPDALRTVVGNVARRADVDQLVATAVKEFGRLDIMVNNAGVARNQDILQISEQDFDDVIAINLKGAFFGVQAAAKQMIAQGSGGGVIINMSSVNALLAIPTLATYAISKGGMKQLTSVAAVALAPHNIRVVAVGPGTILTDMVASAIYTSEDARKNVLSRTPIGRGGEPSEVASVVAFLASDDASYITGQTIYPDGGRLILNYTVPVK